atttgTGAATAAATGGATGAGGTAACTGTTGCTGTGGTTATGGATACCAACTCTATCAgtatttgtgtctataagatgaaATGTGCTTTCAATAAACCTAGAACATtacctgattttattttttctttctgtgccttTCTAGACTTCAAAACAGCATAAATTGAAAAACATCCAGAAATTCACAGGTCAGAAAGATCCTATCCTTTACTCTTCAGGTCAAGGCTAATGACAAATCAACTGCGGGTCTGCTTTAGGACTCTTAACCTTTGATAACAGGTGGAAGGGGGAAGGTTAAAAAAGATTAtgcaaaggaaagaaacatgCCTATTCTTTCTAGCTTCTCTATTTCCAAAGAGATGTAAATAGCTCCATAATTCTTTCTATGCTTCCTATCCTCACGCTTCCTTTCCTAATCTCCTTTAAGTGCAAAactcaaagaattagaaaagaaacttggtgagACTGGAGAATGGAAAAAGGGTAACTACTAAGAGCTTGGTGTGGGAAGTTTCAGtacctttttttccctactaTAGACACTGGATAATACACATCTTTTCCCCCAAAGATATGTGTTCTTTTGTTTCCCCCACTTCATCTCCCTTCTACCATGATTATTTCTGCTCTTTTCAATGGCTTACATCTACTACATGGTGAGGGCAGCATAGtatagctttaaaaaacaaaatgaaacctaGGTCAAATCCGAGCTCTTCCACTAATTAGTTTTATGATCTTAGGCATGGCTTTGCCTTTGATACCTTATTTGCAAATCAGGGGGTTGGACTAAGGTGATGTCAACAGTCATGATACTAATAGATTCTTCACCTCTACCCCCAGCTCCACAGTGGGAAGAAAATCTCAGGATGGGTTGCATTGAAGCTAACCTGACATGGTGAGTAAGGTCAGTCTtcactgtgtttattttttctctcttcagcCTATGCTACTGataaactctaaaaaaaaagttataaataagaAACCTGGGACTCTTACTTCCCTCAGTATGATAGCTGTCTCCTTTCTAAGTTAAGTCACTCTTCTCATTGTTTTCCTTACCAGTACTTTAGTATAACTTCAGTTACATTGACATACTCTGTTGCATTCAGCTTTTCAGGACTCCCTGTGGGATGGGGCcaggaatatttactctggtcAATGGACAGAAGTCTTCGACAGATCTTCCAACACCTGGAAAGTGCAAGGTCAGGTATTTCTGGGTGGGGATTGAAGGTGGTAGAATTTtcaagagggaggaaggagggagtaaaggagggtgggaggaagagaaagagggagggagagggagaagaaaaatggttaattttGGCAGTGGGGGAAAGTTCTGGGTTCAAATGAATTTTAAGAACCACTGATCTGTGATCATTCTGATTGGAATAGGGACAAATGCCTCCCTTTGTCGTGGTGGAGGAATTCTTTCCATAAATAAGTAATTGCTGTTGaggaaattactttcttttttttgctcTCCCTCAGGCCAAAACATTTTGTGTTTGAAATGGCCATTATCTTTCCCCTTTTCTACTTTTCCTTTCCCTACTTTTTCCTGTTTCAAAACAAATGgaaacttttctctttgtttcttagaTCAAATCTTATGGAATCATGTTTACCTGAACCACAGGATATGATTTCTTCTTCTACCTCCTCTGTTTTTATGGAACAGGAGCCTGTTCTACCCTGTTGTGACTGTAAGAAGGCAAAACATTCTACTGACCATAGCATCTCCTCTGGATCATCCTGCAGCTCCAGCCTGTCACACCTTCCTGTCTTTTCTGAAGGAACAACCTGGCAATTCCGGAGCCACAGTTTACCTATTTTCCCCCAAAATCAACCTCCTGTGTTCAGGAACCAAGGCACATCTCTGCCTTCTTTCAGGCTCTCAGAGCTTGGGAAATCAAAACTTTTTCAGAATTTGGCAGCTCTTTCCCACTTAAGACCTGAAAGCACTTTTATCAATTCTCCTTTTGAATCCCCAGATCTCTGCAAACAACAGGAGAAAACAAAGGATGAGAGAAGGAGCAAGAGTCATTTGACATCAGATCATAGGCCAAATGCTATTTTCAAAGAGAGACCACTATTATCAGGATCAGCTCCAATCCAGCTCTCTCCTTTGGCTAGGTGGGAGTTAGAGGGACATATGGCTTGGAAGGTTTGTACTTTGCGGGAACAAACAGTGCCTCTGCCTGTGAGGGAATCGTGGGCGatgctgaattatttaattgagGTACAAGGAGGAGTCCCTGAACCAGAGAAACCTATGCCCATTCATCAAAGCACTGAGCAAAGTATCAACAATGAATCCCCAGACCTTCCATCATTTCAGCTCCATGTAAACATTGGAGTGGAATCTGGATTAAatagaacagaaacaaaaatttcaCAGACTCTTATCCCAGGTAAGCAGTCACAACCTGGGGATGGCTCCCAAATCCTTGGATCCAGGCCCTTAATGACATCAATGGGCAATCTACCTCCCAAAAGTTTAGGAGTTGACGTAATTCAAGAGGAAACCACTTTACTGCAGAAGGACCCAAAACATGTGCTAGAGCTCAGTATAGAGCAGAGGGTCATAGGTCTTCCAGAAAAGAGGATACAGCAGCATAAGACCCAAGTGACTAATGTGGAGTTGACCCCACGGCTACCATATCAAGTCACAGATAGCATAAAAGTAACTCCACTGGCATTACTTCAAGTCATGGATTCAATGGGGATGATTCCAGAGTCACATTCAGAAGTAATAGAATCTGTGGGCTTGTTCCCACAGCCACCAAATGAAGTTGTGAAACCAATGGAAGGGATGGAAACAGTGATTATAAGCCGAAAACCATCATGTCAAGTCACTGAATCAGTGGAGGTAACCCCAAGGCCTCAGCAGCAAGTTATGGAATCAAGGAAGATAATCTCAAGACCTCTAAGTCAAGTCGTAGGTAATGTGAAGGTAACTCCTGTAGCACTGCTTCAAGTCATGGATTCTATGGGGATGATTAAAAAATCACATCCACATATCATAGAGTCAGCGGGAATGACCCCAAGGATGCAATATCAAGTCATGGAGTCAGTGAAAAGGACTACATTGTTGGACCATCAAGTCATACAAGCAGGAAAGATGAGTCCAAGGCCACAACATGCAGTTATGGAAACTATGGGAATTACCCCTGAGCCACAGCATAAAGTTATGGAATCAGTGGATGTAGCATCAAGGCCACAAAGTCAAGTCATAGAACCACTGAAGACTACTCCAGGGCCAATATGTCAAAATACAAAATCACTGGAGATGATCTCCAGGCCATTGCATCAAGTGATGGATTATACGAAAGTAACTCCAGTGGCACTATTACAAACTATGGATTTCATGGGGATAATTCCACCAGCACAGGCACATGTTATAGAATCTGGGGGTTTGACCCCAGATTCACAGTCTCAAATTGCAAATATGACCCCAAGGACAATTCAGTCAGATGGTTTGACTTCTTCTAGCTCTCCTACTACTGTTGGTCCACCTGGAATGGTAGAAGCTGTGGACTTAACTCCAAAGTTACCACCTAAAGTTATGGAATCAGTAGGGGTGGTTCCAATGTCATCACATCAATCCATACATTCTCCAAAGGTAACACCAGCAGCACTGGGGTCACCCATGGTTATGATCACAGCACCAGAGTCACAAGTTGCAGAAACTCAGGATTTGACCCCAGGGCCAATATCTCAAGTAAAGGAATCTCTGGAGTTGACTCCTGGGTCATGCCTTCAAGTGCTAAACTCTGTGGGAATGACTCCACAACCACAACATCAAGACACAGAATCTATGGCATTAACCCTAGGGCAACCTCATCAAGTCATGGAATCTTCGAGGTTGACTCCACGGCATCAAATCCTGGAGTATCCAGAGATGAGTCCAAAGCAAAGCCATCAAATCATAGAAACTATGGGGTTGACCACTGACACAAGGCTACGAAAGAAGAAATCTGTAGAGTTGACATGGTCACATCATCAAATAATGGAATCTTTAGGGCCAATCCCAAGGTCACTGTGTCAAGTTACAGAATCTATGGGAATGAACCAAAAGCCACCTCCTCAAGTCACAGAATCTGCAGTAATGTCTACTACATCACTGCTTCAAGGTGTGAAATATATGGGGATGAAGCCAATGCCACAACTTAAGGTTACAGACTCTATGAAGTTATCCCCAGGATTGCAAAATTTGAAATCTGGAAAACTGATCTTTGGACCAGAGTTGCAAAGTACAAAATCTGTAGATGTAACCACAGATTCAATCCTGCAGATGGCAGGATATGAACAACTGATCCCAACTATGAACTCTATAGAACTGGCCCCAGAAATACAACTGCAGAGTATAAAACCTGATGAGTTGTCCCCCGTACCACAGCTGCAAAGTGGGAAATCTGTGCAGTCAGCCCCAGGGTCTCAGCTTCAAGGTGTGAAATCTATCCAATTGACCCTGGAACCACAACAACAAAGTGAAAATTTTGCTGAGTTAGCCAAAGTACCACAGTTGCAAAGTAGGGAATCCATAGATTTGGCCCCTAGTTCACAGTTGCAAGGTATGGAATATGTTCATTTGGCCGTACCATCAGAGTTTTCAGGTATAAAAACTGTGGAGTTGACCCTAAGACCACTACAAGAAGATACGAAATCTGTGGAGTTGGCCCCAAAGCTGTGGTTACAAGCTACAACATCTGAGGAGATAGCCCCAGTACCATTGCTTGAAGATGTGAAAACTCCTCAAGTGGTAGAATGTAGAAGGTTGATTCCTGAGACACAGGTAGAAGGTATGAAATATGAGGAACTGATTCCAAAGGCACACATTCAAGCAGTAAAATCTGTAGAGCTGCTCTTCAAACCAGATCATCAAGCCACAGAACCTGAAGGATTGACCCTGTGTCATCAAACTTCAGAATCTTTAGGGATAATCTCAGAGCCAGGATATCAAGAAACAGAAGCAAAGTTGATCTCTGACACTTGTCACCATGCAGAAAAGTCTGTGGGGTTGATACAATCATCTTTAGGAACTACTCCAGGGCCACTGAGCCAAGCTTCAGAATCTATGCAGATGAATTCAGTGTCATTCCAAGGTAATTTTGAGCCAATGCTCCAAAGTGTAAAAGCCATGGGGGAGATTCCAGTGTCACAGTACATAATACAAGAATCTCTGGAATTAGTACCAGGATCAGAGATGCAAGGTATGAAATCAAAGGTGTTGACCCCAGAGTCCCAAGGTATGAAGGTTGTTCATCTGAATCTAGGACCATATTTAGAAGTTATGAACTGTGAGGAGCTGATCTCAGAACCACAGTTTCAAAATGTGAAATCTGTGCCATTGACCTCAGAACCACATTCGGAAAGTATAAAACCTAAGGAGTTGACTCTGGGGCCACTAATGCATGATAATAATTTTGTGGATTTACATGCACCACTAGAAGAATCTAGTAGGTTAATTCCTGAGGCACAATTACAACATGTTGACTCAAGAAAAATGATCATGGAACCACATTTACAAGGGTTGAAATCTGTGGGTCTAACTTCCAGACCAAGGCATCAAGACATAGCACCTGAAGAGTTAACTTCTGAGATCTGGCCACAGGAGGAGGAATCTGTGAAACTGATCCCACAACTAGTCTTAGAAACTGCTGGAGTGATGCCTAGGTCACATTTTCAAAGTTTTTCAAAGATGACTCTAGGTCAAGGCTATCAAGACACAGAAACTGTGAGGCTGACTTCTGAGGCTTTGCTCCAAGCAGCATTAACAGAAAAACCAACAGGTCAAGTTATAGAATCTGCAAGGATGACTCTAAGGCCACATCTTCAAGTTACAGAGTCATCAGAGATACCCCTAAGGTCAGAATATGAAAATACAGAAACTGTGGGGTTGGCAACGTTTCAAATTGAAAACATCCAGGAGGCAATGCCAGTACCACCATATTCAGAAAAAGGATCTCTGGAGTTGACTTTAGGACAAGGGATgcaacatgagaaatctgagccATTACTGCAAAATTTGAAATACGTGAAGTTAACCTCTGAGTCAGCCCCATTAATGGTAGGATCTAAACAGTTTATTACAGGACCAAAACCACATGTTACGGAGTTGACCCTAGAATCACAGCTCCAGGGAGTAAAGTCCAGGCAGTTGGATACAGAGCCAAAATTACAAGATGTGAAACATGTTAATTTAATTCAACAGTCAACTACTACTGGAGTGGTAGAATCAGAGAAGCTGATACATGAGCCCGTGCTACAAAGTATGATATCAGAGGAACTGACTAAAGGGGCACAGCTCCAAGGTGTGAAATTGACCCTAGGGCCACAGTTGCATAGTGTTAGATTTTCAAAGTTGTCTCCAGAGCCGCCACTTCAAGGAGAAAAACCTATAAATTTAATCTCAGGGTCTCCACACTGTGGTGTGAAATCTGATGAATTGACCCCTGGTCCCCCAATGCAGGAAATAAAATTGTCAGATTTTATCCCAGAGCCAGAGCATCAAAGTGTTGTATCTGTACAGTTGACTACAGAACCACAACctcaaaatttgaaatttgtgGAACTAAACTCAGGACCATGCTTGCAAGATGTCAGATTTTCTGATTTGACTCCAGAACCAAAGCATCAAGGTTTCAAACATGTGCAGTTTATACCAAGAACACAGCTTCAAGATATAAAGTCTGTAGGATTTGTAACAGAGTCATCTTTACAGTTAAGTCAAGGGCTCCCAATTGAAAATATGAAATCTGTTCTGTCTATTGAAGGGTCACAGTTTCACAGCATGAAATCTGTGAAATTGATCTCAGAACTACAGTTTCAAGGTGTGAAATCTAAGGAACTGAATGGAGGGCCAAGGCAGAAAGatgttgaattttctgaattgaCTTCAGGGCCAAAGCTTCAAGGTGTCAAATTTGGGAAGCAAACCCCAGGATCACTGTTTCATAGTGTGAATTCTGTGGAGACGACTGTAGAGTTAGGGCTTCAAGATTCTAAATTAACAAAGATGTCTCCAGGTCTTCAAGGTATGAAACAGGTGGGGCCATGGCTACAAGATGTCAAATTTTGTGATCTGACATCAGGAACTCAACCTCAAGGTGTGAACTTAACCTCAGAGTTAAACTCAGGGCCACAATTacaatatgtgaatttttttgaGATGACCCCAGAGCCAAAGATGCAAAGAGTAGGATCAATGGAGTTGACCCCAGGACCTGAGGAGCAAGGGGTTAAGCCTGAGATGCTAGTATTGAAGCCACTGTTTGAAGGTGTAAAATGTGTAGCAGTAGACCAAATGTCAAGCTCTGAAGGTGACATTTCTTCTGAATTACCCTCAGAGCCACACATACCAGATGCAAAATCTATGGAGTTGACTCCTGGGCCACAGTTGCCAAGTGTAAACTATTCTGAGTTGACCACAAGACCACAGTTACAAGTTATGAAACCTACTGAACTGATCCATGGACCACAGTTGCAAGACgtaaaacctatggaatggaccCCAGTCTCAAAGCTCCAAGGTTTACAATCTGAGGTACTAATGCCAGAGCCACAGCTGGAAGATATGAAATCTGTGGAGTTCACCCCAGGGCCACATTTGAGAGGTATGAAATCTATGCTGCTAACATCAAAGCCACAACTGGGAAATGTCAAATCTATGGTGTTAACTCCTGGGCCACAGGTAGGGGATGTGAAACCAGTAGACATGACCCCAAGTTCAAAACTTCATGGTTTAAAATCTGAGTTGTTTATCTCAGAGTCACAGTTGGAAAATGTGAACTCTGTGGCCTTAACTCCAGGACAATGTCAAAGAGGCATGCAATCTATGTTGCTAACTCCAAGTCCACAGCTGGAATGTAAGAAATCTGTGGTGATAACATCAGGGCCACAGACAGAAGATGTGAAATCTGTGAAACTCACCCCAGATTCCAAGCCTCAAGGTGTGAAATCTATTGAGTTGGCTCTGCATTCAAGAAATCAAGAATTAGAAACTGTGAAGATGGCCCCAAGAACACAGCTGCAAGATGTGAAAACTGTGGAACTGAAACTTGGGCCAAAGAAGGAAGATGAGAATTCTGTATTTTTTGCACCAGAGTCATTGCTCCAAGGGCCTCAAATGCAAGGCATGAAACCTTGGGAATTGACTGCAGAGCCACAAATGCAAGATATAAAAAATGTGGACATTACCTCACGTTTAAAGCTTCAGAATTTAAAACCTGTGGAAAAGACTCCAGATCCAGAGCTGCAAAATGTAAAATCTGTGAAGCTGACCCCAAGGCTAAAGAAGCAGGTAGTAAAATCTGGGGATGCAACCAGAAGACAAAAGTTTCAAGGAGTGAAATATGTGGATTTAGCCCCAAGGCAACAGTTTCAAAGGATGGCACTTGAGAATTTAACAACTGGGCCAAAACAGGTTGGTGAGATATCTGGAATTTCACTAGAGCAGCAATGTGTGAATTCAGAGCAACTGAAGAAAGGATCTAAATCAGAAGATGGAAAGTTAGTAGATCTCAACTTTGAGTTACAGTTGAAAGCCAAGAAATCATTTGAATTGACTGCAGAATCAAATATTCAAGGTGTAAAATATGAACAGTTGGAACTTGAACCAGAGTTGCAAAGAAATAAATCTCCCAAGTTGACCCCAGGGACACCATTGCACCAGGTAAAATCCTCAAAGTCAGCCTCAGAACCACAGCTTCAAGGTGCGAAAACTGCTGAGTTAAAACAAGAGCCACAGCATAAAAACATGAGATATGTTCAGTGGATACCAGGGCCTGAGTTCCAAAGTGTGAAATCAATAGGATTAAATCTTGAGTCACAATCTCAAGGTGTCAAATCTGTAGAGTTGAAATCTTCAATACAGTTAAGAGATGTGAAGTCATCTGAATTGCCTCTAGGGTCAAAAATTCAAGGTGCAACATGTATGGAGTTCAACCCTGAGCAACAGTTGCAGAGTGTAAAAACTCCTACGTTGTCCCCAGGACCACAACTGCAAGAAGGGAAATGTTTGGCATCAACCTCAGAGCCACAGCTTCAAGGTGTGAAAACTGTGGAGCTAAACCAAAAGCCACAGCTTAGAAGTATGAGATCTATTCAATGGAAGCCTGCACCAGTGTTTAAAGGTGTGAAATCTCTGCTAAATCTTGGGTTACAATCCCAGTATGTCAAACCAGCAGAGTTGAAACCTTTGATACAGTTGAGAGATACAAGGTCATCTGCATTGACTCCAAGGCCAAAGCTCCAAGATATACAATCTTTGGCATCACTTGAAGAACCTCAGCCTCAGGGTGTCAATTTGAAACCTTGTCTACAGTTTAGAAATATGAAATCATGTGATCTGACTTCCAAGTCAAAGCTTTGTGATATAAAATCTATGATGTTCAAATCTAGGCTTCACTTGCATGATGGGAAATCTCCTAAGTTGACCCCAGGGCCACAGCTTCAAGAAGTGAAATCTTTACAGTCATCTCCAGGAACACAGCTTCAAGGTGTGAAGTCTCCAGTGCTTACACAAGAGCCACAGTTTCTTGAGGTGAAATCTGGGGTATTAAGCCAAAGGTCACAATTACAAAATGATAAAACTATAGAGTTGAACTTCCCACTACACTTGAAAAGTATGAAGTCATCTGAGCTGACTCTTCAGACAAAATCTGAGGATTTTGACTCCAGGACACAGTGGCAGGGCCTAAAACCTTCTAAGTCACCACCTGAGACAAAGCCCCAAGATACAAAATTTACTGAGTTAAACCCTGACTCATGGTTGCAAGATACAACATTTTCCAAGTTGACTGTGGGGACAAAGATTCGAGATGTCACATCTACAGATTTCAACCCTGGGTCATTGTTACAAGATGTGAAATCTCCTGAAGGGACCTCAAGGACAAAGCTTCAAGATGTAAAACATAAAGAATTCAGCCCTAGTCCCCAGTTGCAAGTTCTGAAATCTTCTGAGCTGACCCTGGGATCAAAGCTTCAAAATGTGAAATTGGTGCTCAACCCCGAGCAACAGTTGCAAGGAGTGAAATCTTCTAAGTT
The sequence above is a segment of the Camelus bactrianus isolate YW-2024 breed Bactrian camel chromosome 15, ASM4877302v1, whole genome shotgun sequence genome. Coding sequences within it:
- the SPATA31H1 gene encoding spermatogenesis-associated protein 31H1; its protein translation is MAIIFPLFYFSFPYFFLFQNKWKLFSLFLRSNLMESCLPEPQDMISSSTSSVFMEQEPVLPCCDCKKAKHSTDHSISSGSSCSSSLSHLPVFSEGTTWQFRSHSLPIFPQNQPPVFRNQGTSLPSFRLSELGKSKLFQNLAALSHLRPESTFINSPFESPDLCKQQEKTKDERRSKSHLTSDHRPNAIFKERPLLSGSAPIQLSPLARWELEGHMAWKVCTLREQTVPLPVRESWAMLNYLIEVQGGVPEPEKPMPIHQSTEQSINNESPDLPSFQLHVNIGVESGLNRTETKISQTLIPGKQSQPGDGSQILGSRPLMTSMGNLPPKSLGVDVIQEETTLLQKDPKHVLELSIEQRVIGLPEKRIQQHKTQVTNVELTPRLPYQVTDSIKVTPLALLQVMDSMGMIPESHSEVIESVGLFPQPPNEVVKPMEGMETVIISRKPSCQVTESVEVTPRPQQQVMESRKIISRPLSQVVGNVKVTPVALLQVMDSMGMIKKSHPHIIESAGMTPRMQYQVMESVKRTTLLDHQVIQAGKMSPRPQHAVMETMGITPEPQHKVMESVDVASRPQSQVIEPLKTTPGPICQNTKSLEMISRPLHQVMDYTKVTPVALLQTMDFMGIIPPAQAHVIESGGLTPDSQSQIANMTPRTIQSDGLTSSSSPTTVGPPGMVEAVDLTPKLPPKVMESVGVVPMSSHQSIHSPKVTPAALGSPMVMITAPESQVAETQDLTPGPISQVKESLELTPGSCLQVLNSVGMTPQPQHQDTESMALTLGQPHQVMESSRLTPRHQILEYPEMSPKQSHQIIETMGLTTDTRLRKKKSVELTWSHHQIMESLGPIPRSLCQVTESMGMNQKPPPQVTESAVMSTTSLLQGVKYMGMKPMPQLKVTDSMKLSPGLQNLKSGKLIFGPELQSTKSVDVTTDSILQMAGYEQLIPTMNSIELAPEIQLQSIKPDELSPVPQLQSGKSVQSAPGSQLQGVKSIQLTLEPQQQSENFAELAKVPQLQSRESIDLAPSSQLQGMEYVHLAVPSEFSGIKTVELTLRPLQEDTKSVELAPKLWLQATTSEEIAPVPLLEDVKTPQVVECRRLIPETQVEGMKYEELIPKAHIQAVKSVELLFKPDHQATEPEGLTLCHQTSESLGIISEPGYQETEAKLISDTCHHAEKSVGLIQSSLGTTPGPLSQASESMQMNSVSFQGNFEPMLQSVKAMGEIPVSQYIIQESLELVPGSEMQGMKSKVLTPESQGMKVVHLNLGPYLEVMNCEELISEPQFQNVKSVPLTSEPHSESIKPKELTLGPLMHDNNFVDLHAPLEESSRLIPEAQLQHVDSRKMIMEPHLQGLKSVGLTSRPRHQDIAPEELTSEIWPQEEESVKLIPQLVLETAGVMPRSHFQSFSKMTLGQGYQDTETVRLTSEALLQAALTEKPTGQVIESARMTLRPHLQVTESSEIPLRSEYENTETVGLATFQIENIQEAMPVPPYSEKGSLELTLGQGMQHEKSEPLLQNLKYVKLTSESAPLMVGSKQFITGPKPHVTELTLESQLQGVKSRQLDTEPKLQDVKHVNLIQQSTTTGVVESEKLIHEPVLQSMISEELTKGAQLQGVKLTLGPQLHSVRFSKLSPEPPLQGEKPINLISGSPHCGVKSDELTPGPPMQEIKLSDFIPEPEHQSVVSVQLTTEPQPQNLKFVELNSGPCLQDVRFSDLTPEPKHQGFKHVQFIPRTQLQDIKSVGFVTESSLQLSQGLPIENMKSVLSIEGSQFHSMKSVKLISELQFQGVKSKELNGGPRQKDVEFSELTSGPKLQGVKFGKQTPGSLFHSVNSVETTVELGLQDSKLTKMSPGLQGMKQVGPWLQDVKFCDLTSGTQPQGVNLTSELNSGPQLQYVNFFEMTPEPKMQRVGSMELTPGPEEQGVKPEMLVLKPLFEGVKCVAVDQMSSSEGDISSELPSEPHIPDAKSMELTPGPQLPSVNYSELTTRPQLQVMKPTELIHGPQLQDVKPMEWTPVSKLQGLQSEVLMPEPQLEDMKSVEFTPGPHLRGMKSMLLTSKPQLGNVKSMVLTPGPQVGDVKPVDMTPSSKLHGLKSELFISESQLENVNSVALTPGQCQRGMQSMLLTPSPQLECKKSVVITSGPQTEDVKSVKLTPDSKPQGVKSIELALHSRNQELETVKMAPRTQLQDVKTVELKLGPKKEDENSVFFAPESLLQGPQMQGMKPWELTAEPQMQDIKNVDITSRLKLQNLKPVEKTPDPELQNVKSVKLTPRLKKQVVKSGDATRRQKFQGVKYVDLAPRQQFQRMALENLTTGPKQVGEISGISLEQQCVNSEQLKKGSKSEDGKLVDLNFELQLKAKKSFELTAESNIQGVKYEQLELEPELQRNKSPKLTPGTPLHQVKSSKSASEPQLQGAKTAELKQEPQHKNMRYVQWIPGPEFQSVKSIGLNLESQSQGVKSVELKSSIQLRDVKSSELPLGSKIQGATCMEFNPEQQLQSVKTPTLSPGPQLQEGKCLASTSEPQLQGVKTVELNQKPQLRSMRSIQWKPAPVFKGVKSLLNLGLQSQYVKPAELKPLIQLRDTRSSALTPRPKLQDIQSLASLEEPQPQGVNLKPCLQFRNMKSCDLTSKSKLCDIKSMMFKSRLHLHDGKSPKLTPGPQLQEVKSLQSSPGTQLQGVKSPVLTQEPQFLEVKSGVLSQRSQLQNDKTIELNFPLHLKSMKSSELTLQTKSEDFDSRTQWQGLKPSKSPPETKPQDTKFTELNPDSWLQDTTFSKLTVGTKIRDVTSTDFNPGSLLQDVKSPEGTSRTKLQDVKHKEFSPSPQLQVLKSSELTLGSKLQNVKLVLNPEQQLQGVKSSKLVSDTKFQDVESVKFKPGPQLQDVKSSKLIMGVKLQDVKSMNFRSGPHFQGVKSSEVIPSKKLQGVKSVELKPSPKLQGEKSDLTLGRKFPGMKSVELDSGPCLQDIKCSELIMGIKLHDVKSKGLSSRPHSQDMKSSEVIPGTKQQMKSGFNSGPQVQTKNFSELIQGIKLQDVRSLEFNCGPKLQCGKSSDLPQRRKLQGVKSMEFNPGPQRQGDKSDLTLEWSLQDLKSAVPQLQGVTSSELTPETKHQSGESVEFITRPVWQDMKPFELTLGTKVQDVKSLEFNSIPQLQDRKLSMLIPEAHLQGVKSVDSFNTAAKSQEAKSSEPIKLQLTKSAGVIPGLEFQGAKPCELALESKIHSGISSEFNAGKQWQDEKCCKLNPWPELQSVKVTVFNPGKHSQHIKSSKLCKGTKLQDVKSMEFNSDQQLQDVKSSELCLGTRIQDMQSLEFNPGPQLQEVKSELSMEMKLSDDQFLEFKHEPILQGGKCSELNPGPQLPCINYMAFDTGPQLQVMKSSELNPDPELQGRKSKVLCVGPHLQGVNSSAFISEPKLQCVNSTGCNPGPHLQEQLLEDMKSVKMNKEPLLCDANSMKLISDSELKNLKYKMFALEPCFQKVKSVDLNPGPHPQGTNSEEFPSHLRQHSNHSNKV